Proteins encoded by one window of Mariniplasma anaerobium:
- a CDS encoding sugar ABC transporter substrate-binding protein encodes MRRKGIIFVTLFMLSLALFSCGKEQKEIVALSLTSMDNPLMVAFQESFTARFGEEYDVQVGNANNDPNTQASQIDNFVTMQVKIIFVMPVETSSLVSKLEDARDAGILVFVAGTEPGESARDAVAKMDQFLAGEYEALMVKEWVSENYPDATAGSLEAAVLVSTLNEDSIARSNGLKMAFEPYLKNVDGDYINLAGSVVTEANRIENPVYIPELNKVGEVEASMFQNGQVATENLLTTNPNLKIVLCYDSDAASGASQAIMDSLNGADSSGYATFGVGMFGPEGDTLLASANGEGVLRGCVAFGGGDLVGAMGDIIEDMLSGEDYTVVTWDALATVTSLDGLTLNTVQRASNGIISN; translated from the coding sequence ATGAGAAGAAAAGGTATAATTTTTGTTACATTATTCATGTTGTCATTAGCTTTATTTAGTTGTGGGAAAGAACAAAAAGAGATTGTCGCATTATCCCTTACGAGTATGGATAATCCTTTAATGGTTGCTTTCCAAGAATCATTTACTGCTCGTTTTGGTGAAGAATATGATGTTCAAGTTGGAAATGCTAACAATGATCCAAACACTCAAGCATCTCAAATAGATAATTTTGTCACGATGCAAGTGAAGATTATTTTCGTGATGCCAGTTGAAACATCGAGTCTTGTAAGTAAACTAGAAGATGCTAGGGACGCAGGCATACTTGTTTTCGTTGCAGGTACAGAACCTGGAGAAAGCGCAAGAGATGCTGTTGCAAAGATGGATCAGTTTTTAGCTGGAGAATACGAAGCATTAATGGTAAAAGAATGGGTTTCTGAAAATTATCCAGATGCAACAGCTGGATCTTTAGAAGCAGCTGTACTTGTTAGTACATTGAATGAAGATTCGATTGCAAGATCAAATGGATTGAAGATGGCTTTTGAACCATATTTGAAGAATGTCGATGGAGATTATATTAATCTTGCTGGAAGTGTTGTGACTGAAGCAAATCGTATTGAAAATCCAGTTTACATTCCAGAGTTAAATAAAGTTGGAGAAGTAGAAGCATCTATGTTCCAAAATGGACAGGTCGCTACAGAAAATTTATTGACTACTAATCCTAATTTAAAAATTGTATTATGTTATGATTCTGATGCGGCATCTGGGGCTTCACAAGCAATTATGGATTCATTGAATGGTGCTGATTCTAGCGGATATGCAACTTTTGGTGTAGGTATGTTTGGACCTGAAGGAGATACTTTGTTAGCTTCCGCAAATGGTGAAGGTGTTCTTCGTGGTTGCGTTGCTTTTGGTGGTGGGGATCTTGTTGGTGCAATGGGAGATATTATAGAAGATATGCTTAGTGGAGAAGATTATACTGTAGTCACATGGGATGCTTTAGCAACTGTAACTTCTTTAGATGGGCTTACACTTAATACTGTGCAAAGAGCTTCTAATGGTATTATTTCAAATTAA
- a CDS encoding LysR family transcriptional regulator, which translates to MKIQILNEFIVLADKKNYSAAADFLYISQSSLSKHILNLEDELGFTIFDRNTRNIELTPYGHKLLEYSKAICDLYNGSILKIKDTIDNQNEIIRLSSIPVMPHYAITNEITNFKLNHPFAKFVITEHDSAELLNLLLTNQVDLAFMRIEDVKSAHIEYVPFVQDEMVVVLPDEHRYAKNTTIHISLLKDEEFLFLHENTSLYTICVNVCKAAGFAPNIVYTGHRIENILDLIEKGMGISLLMSKHVEYYHDTNVTIVNLHPKTTSVIGLCKVKNHELSINSQKFWNIVKAKHIK; encoded by the coding sequence ATGAAAATTCAAATATTAAATGAGTTTATAGTTCTAGCAGATAAAAAGAATTATTCAGCAGCAGCTGATTTTCTTTATATCTCTCAATCGTCTTTATCAAAACATATATTGAATTTGGAAGATGAACTCGGCTTTACGATTTTTGATCGCAATACTAGAAATATAGAATTAACCCCTTATGGTCATAAATTACTTGAATATTCTAAAGCTATTTGTGACTTATATAATGGTTCCATATTAAAAATAAAGGATACTATAGATAATCAAAACGAAATTATCCGTCTTTCTTCAATTCCAGTCATGCCACATTATGCTATAACCAATGAAATCACAAATTTTAAGCTGAATCATCCCTTTGCTAAGTTTGTTATTACTGAACACGACTCAGCAGAATTATTAAACTTATTATTGACGAATCAAGTTGATTTAGCATTTATGAGAATTGAAGATGTTAAATCTGCGCATATTGAATATGTACCTTTTGTACAAGATGAAATGGTTGTCGTTCTACCTGATGAGCATCGTTATGCAAAAAACACCACCATACACATATCATTACTAAAGGATGAAGAGTTCTTATTTCTTCATGAAAATACATCATTGTATACCATTTGCGTGAATGTCTGCAAAGCAGCGGGTTTTGCACCTAATATAGTATATACAGGTCATCGTATTGAAAATATTTTAGATCTTATTGAAAAGGGTATGGGAATTTCACTATTAATGTCTAAACATGTCGAGTATTATCATGATACCAATGTAACTATTGTTAATCTTCATCCAAAAACAACTAGTGTAATTGGATTGTGTAAAGTAAAGAATCACGAGTTATCTATAAATTCACAAAAGTTTTGGAATATTGTTAAAGCTAAGCATATAAAATAA
- a CDS encoding ornithine carbamoyltransferase, producing MKPLFKGKHFITLEEWKKEEIDKLLEVSKELKRKFLNNEPTDYLTNKTAFLMFFEASTRTRNSMEAGIAHLGGHGTFLDVSTMQISHGESAKDTATILSSYGHGIACRYCNWGIGNKYIREMAVNSTVPIMNLQCDIYHPMQGLADLMTIQEVTKTTKKLKVSIIWAYAKSHKKPISVPLTQILLFPRYGIDVTLAYPKGYDLPDWAVEQARKNAEENGGSFKITHDMKEAFTNADVVIPKNWGSWVNNQSTAVIDDLLESYKGWKCTEDMMKLASPNVYYMHALPADRGNEVEDSVIDGKHSIVYQEAENRLHTAKAVMAMTMGNK from the coding sequence ATGAAACCATTATTTAAAGGTAAACATTTCATTACGTTAGAAGAATGGAAAAAAGAAGAGATTGATAAACTTCTTGAAGTATCAAAAGAACTTAAAAGAAAGTTTTTAAATAATGAACCTACAGATTATCTAACCAATAAGACAGCGTTCTTAATGTTTTTTGAAGCTTCTACAAGAACAAGAAATTCTATGGAAGCGGGAATTGCACATCTTGGAGGTCATGGAACATTTTTAGATGTTTCTACGATGCAAATTTCACATGGCGAATCTGCTAAAGATACTGCAACAATTCTTTCATCTTATGGTCATGGTATTGCGTGTAGATATTGTAACTGGGGTATAGGAAACAAATATATCCGTGAAATGGCAGTCAATTCTACTGTGCCGATTATGAATCTTCAATGCGATATTTATCACCCTATGCAAGGTCTAGCTGATTTAATGACAATTCAAGAGGTCACAAAGACGACTAAAAAACTTAAAGTCTCTATTATTTGGGCTTATGCAAAAAGTCATAAGAAACCAATTAGTGTACCATTAACTCAAATTTTATTATTTCCAAGATATGGTATTGATGTGACATTAGCTTATCCTAAAGGTTATGATCTACCTGATTGGGCAGTAGAACAAGCAAGAAAAAATGCAGAAGAAAATGGTGGATCATTTAAGATTACTCATGATATGAAAGAAGCATTTACGAATGCTGATGTTGTGATTCCTAAAAACTGGGGAAGCTGGGTTAATAATCAATCAACAGCAGTTATTGATGATCTTTTAGAATCTTATAAAGGTTGGAAATGTACTGAAGACATGATGAAGTTAGCTAGTCCAAATGTATATTATATGCATGCACTACCTGCAGATAGAGGCAATGAAGTAGAAGATTCAGTGATTGATGGAAAACATTCAATTGTTTATCAAGAAGCTGAAAATAGATTGCATACTGCTAAAGCAGTTATGGCAATGACAATGGGAAATAAATAG
- a CDS encoding YgeY family selenium metabolism-linked hydrolase, with translation MIKIPFDDILKKAQAYEKDMTKFLRDMVRIPSESCDEKKVIERIKEEMIKVGFDSVTLDPMGNLFGKVGHGKHLIAMDGHIDTVGIGEIKNWTFDPYEGYEDEETIGGRGTSDQEGGMASMVYAGKIIKELKLEDDYTLLITATVQEEDCDGLCWQYIIEEDKVTPEFVVITEPTSCRIYRGHRGRMEIKVSTHGVSCHGSAPERGDNAIFKMAPILLEVKELNDRLKDDPFLGKGTMTVSQVYFSSPSRCAVADGCSISIDRRLTHGETYLSALEEIRDLPSVKAAGAVVEMYTYERAAYTGLVYPTQSYFPTWVLEEDHVVCESLVDAYKNLFKKNPIVDKWTFSTNGVSIMGRHEIPCIGFGPGHEEEAHAPNEKTWKKDLIEACAMYAAIPLMYLKHIKKEK, from the coding sequence ATGATAAAAATTCCTTTTGATGACATTTTAAAAAAAGCTCAAGCCTATGAAAAGGATATGACTAAGTTTTTAAGAGATATGGTTAGAATCCCTAGTGAATCATGTGATGAAAAAAAAGTCATTGAACGCATTAAAGAAGAAATGATTAAAGTTGGATTTGACTCAGTAACACTAGACCCTATGGGAAACTTGTTTGGTAAGGTTGGACATGGTAAACATTTAATTGCTATGGACGGTCATATTGATACTGTTGGTATTGGTGAAATTAAAAACTGGACTTTTGATCCTTATGAAGGATATGAAGATGAAGAAACTATTGGTGGTAGAGGAACTTCTGATCAAGAAGGTGGTATGGCATCCATGGTTTACGCTGGTAAAATTATTAAAGAATTGAAACTTGAAGACGATTATACACTTTTAATAACTGCAACCGTTCAAGAAGAAGATTGTGATGGCTTATGCTGGCAATATATTATTGAAGAAGATAAAGTTACACCTGAATTTGTAGTCATTACTGAACCAACGTCCTGTAGAATATATCGTGGTCATCGTGGACGTATGGAAATTAAAGTCAGTACACATGGTGTGAGTTGTCATGGTAGTGCTCCTGAAAGAGGAGATAACGCAATCTTCAAGATGGCTCCAATCTTATTAGAAGTAAAAGAATTAAATGATAGACTTAAAGATGATCCTTTCCTAGGTAAAGGAACAATGACAGTATCTCAAGTATATTTTAGTTCACCTTCAAGATGTGCTGTTGCTGATGGATGTTCAATCTCTATTGATAGAAGATTAACACATGGTGAAACTTATTTATCTGCATTAGAAGAAATTAGAGACCTACCTTCAGTTAAAGCTGCTGGAGCTGTAGTAGAAATGTATACATATGAAAGAGCTGCATATACTGGTTTAGTATATCCAACACAATCATATTTTCCAACATGGGTCCTAGAAGAAGATCATGTTGTCTGTGAATCTTTGGTTGATGCATATAAGAACTTATTTAAAAAAAATCCAATTGTTGATAAATGGACATTTTCAACAAATGGTGTATCAATTATGGGAAGACATGAAATTCCTTGTATTGGCTTTGGACCAGGACATGAAGAAGAAGCTCATGCGCCAAACGAAAAGACTTGGAAAAAGGATTTAATTGAGGCTTGCGCAATGTATGCAGCAATTCCTCTTATGTATTTAAAACACATTAAAAAGGAGAAATAA
- a CDS encoding PLP-dependent cysteine synthase family protein encodes MPKVPFGPTYDEMLNPSHIDPEIRKKALHSKEDELNPINLFNITWKNENNEVNKIVLPKELTGVDANIVVLLGKYFPSGSHKVGPAYSTLIEGCVDKEIIPEKHTILGPSTGNFGIGVAYICNLMKYDSIVIMPDNMSKERYDRIKRYGAKLDLTPGTESDVILTLQRTYELKKNPNYRSLAQFELLPNYRFHRHVTGNSAIEAVKGIGNGRIACFASAPGSAGTLAAGDQIKQAFPEARVVALEPYECSTLMNGGVGQHRIEGIGDKMCTLIHNVLTTDFVALISDEDSVRGLKIIHDAPHILVENGVDPKVAESLRDIFGVSTICNILGAIKMAKYLKLGANDNIVTVATDGYDRYNSVIDNLNHRVLETEDFVLRRWFKDIFLKVDTEHVDDLRSMAKKERLFKQKEHDWLRFDYSIDYLNQMRDMKFWNDEYELIKKYDKKILEKRGKEL; translated from the coding sequence ATGCCTAAAGTACCGTTTGGACCTACATATGATGAAATGCTTAATCCGAGTCATATAGATCCTGAAATTAGAAAGAAAGCTCTACATTCAAAAGAGGATGAATTAAATCCTATAAATTTATTTAATATTACATGGAAAAATGAAAACAATGAAGTTAATAAAATTGTACTACCTAAAGAATTAACTGGTGTTGACGCAAATATTGTTGTTTTATTAGGAAAATATTTTCCTTCTGGATCCCACAAAGTGGGACCTGCATATTCTACACTTATTGAAGGATGTGTAGATAAAGAAATTATTCCAGAAAAACATACAATTTTAGGACCATCAACTGGTAACTTTGGAATTGGTGTTGCATATATTTGTAATTTAATGAAATACGATTCAATCGTTATTATGCCAGATAATATGAGTAAAGAAAGATATGATAGAATCAAAAGATATGGTGCAAAACTAGATTTAACACCAGGTACTGAATCTGATGTTATCTTAACGTTGCAACGTACTTATGAATTAAAGAAAAATCCTAATTATAGATCATTAGCACAATTTGAATTACTACCTAATTATCGTTTTCATAGACATGTTACAGGTAATAGTGCAATTGAAGCTGTAAAAGGTATTGGTAATGGAAGAATTGCATGCTTTGCTTCTGCACCAGGTAGTGCAGGAACATTGGCAGCAGGCGATCAAATTAAACAAGCATTTCCAGAAGCAAGAGTTGTTGCACTAGAACCATATGAATGTTCTACACTTATGAATGGCGGAGTTGGACAACATCGTATCGAAGGTATCGGAGATAAGATGTGTACATTAATTCATAATGTTTTAACAACTGATTTTGTGGCATTAATAAGTGATGAAGATTCTGTAAGAGGATTAAAGATCATCCATGATGCGCCACATATTTTAGTTGAAAATGGTGTTGATCCTAAAGTTGCTGAAAGTTTAAGAGATATATTTGGTGTATCTACTATATGTAATATTCTTGGTGCAATCAAGATGGCTAAGTATTTAAAATTAGGTGCTAATGATAATATCGTTACAGTTGCAACCGATGGTTATGATAGATACAACAGTGTTATTGATAATTTAAATCACCGCGTTTTAGAAACTGAAGACTTTGTCTTAAGAAGATGGTTTAAAGATATTTTCTTAAAAGTTGATACAGAACATGTTGATGATTTAAGATCTATGGCTAAAAAAGAAAGATTATTTAAACAAAAAGAACATGATTGGCTAAGATTTGATTATTCGATTGATTATTTAAATCAAATGAGAGATATGAAATTTTGGAATGATGAATATGAATTAATTAAAAAATATGATAAAAAGATTTTGGAAAAAAGAGGTAAAGAACTATGA
- the thrC gene encoding threonine synthase, with the protein MSFIKQYRCTLCNQTLDYDKDIMTCPSCGEKGILDIEYDYEAMRKFVDINYFKQQEEFTMWRYMPMLPVEKTHIDQMLKIGGTPLYRSNNLEKELHIKKIYIKDEGLNPSASLKDRASGIAVLKAIESGYDTISCSSTGNAASSLACHAARMGLKTVIFVPKRAPVGKLNQLLIYGSKVISVDGDYKDTFNLSKLAINEYGWYNRNAAINPHLVEGKKTVALEIAEQLKFRLTDWVAVSVGDGCTIAGVYKGFYDLLQLKLIKKIPKLLGVQSTGCSPFVDAYINSKPLKEAMENTIADSISVGIPRNPVKAIQAVKKSSGAWIAITDEQILQSMKQLGSSEGIFGEPAGVAALAGVKEAIKTKIIKENETVTIIMTGNGLKDPLNAQKAVKAPTLVKPRLEDLKQIIEEKGEKRHA; encoded by the coding sequence TTGAGTTTTATAAAACAATATAGGTGTACATTATGCAATCAAACACTTGATTATGACAAAGATATCATGACATGTCCTTCTTGTGGAGAAAAAGGTATTTTAGATATCGAATATGATTATGAAGCAATGCGTAAATTTGTTGATATAAACTATTTTAAACAACAAGAAGAATTTACAATGTGGCGTTATATGCCAATGCTTCCAGTAGAGAAAACACATATCGATCAAATGCTTAAAATAGGTGGAACACCGTTATATCGATCAAATAATTTAGAAAAAGAGTTGCATATTAAAAAAATATACATTAAAGATGAAGGATTAAATCCAAGTGCAAGTCTCAAAGATCGAGCAAGTGGAATAGCAGTCCTAAAAGCAATTGAGAGTGGATATGATACAATTTCCTGTAGTTCAACAGGAAATGCAGCATCAAGCTTAGCTTGTCATGCTGCACGTATGGGATTAAAGACTGTTATATTTGTTCCTAAAAGAGCTCCTGTAGGAAAGCTTAATCAGTTATTAATTTATGGTTCTAAGGTTATTAGTGTTGATGGAGACTATAAAGACACGTTTAATCTATCAAAACTTGCGATTAATGAGTATGGGTGGTATAACAGGAATGCAGCGATAAATCCTCACTTAGTAGAAGGTAAAAAAACAGTGGCTTTAGAAATTGCAGAACAGCTTAAATTTAGATTAACAGATTGGGTTGCAGTTTCAGTAGGTGATGGATGCACAATTGCAGGAGTTTATAAAGGATTTTATGATTTACTGCAATTAAAATTAATAAAAAAAATACCTAAATTATTAGGTGTTCAAAGCACGGGATGTTCACCTTTTGTTGATGCATATATAAATAGCAAACCTTTAAAAGAAGCAATGGAAAACACAATAGCTGATAGTATTTCTGTTGGTATTCCAAGAAATCCTGTTAAAGCAATACAAGCAGTTAAAAAATCATCTGGTGCTTGGATAGCTATAACAGATGAACAAATTTTACAAAGTATGAAACAGTTAGGAAGTAGCGAAGGTATCTTCGGAGAACCAGCTGGAGTGGCAGCTTTAGCAGGTGTAAAAGAAGCAATCAAAACCAAAATCATCAAAGAAAATGAAACAGTAACAATCATTATGACTGGTAATGGTCTAAAGGATCCTTTAAACGCACAAAAAGCAGTAAAGGCACCAACGTTAGTTAAACCTAGACTAGAAGACTTAAAACAAATAATAGAAGAAAAAGGAGAAAAAAGACATGCCTAA
- the ade gene encoding adenine deaminase translates to MDYQRIMKVARGEIKAELVLKQAKIINVYSGEIEVGDIAIENGTIVGVGSYHGEIEHDINHKFVAPGFIDGHVHIESSMLTPPGFSKIVVPKGTTTVIADPHEIANVCGTKGIEFMLESSEHIPLNVYMMIPSCVPATKDENNGATISVDDIASFMNHPRVIGLGEVMDYPSVIYGEADIHHKIELMREKKIDGHAPDIMGNDLNAYIAAGVQTDHECSISESMIERIKRGMYVHLREGSQTRNTRALLKGLNKDNINRVLFCTDDKHPFDIKEEGHINFNVNLAIESGIAPIDAIKMATLNAANCYGLNHLGGIAPNKQADLIVFSDLYHIEPETVYYKGKIVAKDDKPLFEATTKIPKAVINTVHLDDQLSFDLYLDSSEVRVIGLIHNNITTHELIRKVKVENKKFVYDENIDILKLAVVERHRHTGNIGIGLVEGFGLKNGALAMTIAHDSHNLIIVGSSDKDMSIAAKMIQEIQGGIVLVQDGKVTESLELEVGGIMTAHSEVIVQETLLRMKRKIQKMGLNPDVDDPFISLAFLALPVIPKLKLTDRGLFDVDLFKIVPIEINKKVKN, encoded by the coding sequence ATGGATTATCAAAGAATTATGAAAGTAGCTCGAGGAGAAATTAAAGCTGAACTTGTGCTAAAACAAGCAAAGATCATTAATGTGTATAGTGGTGAGATAGAAGTCGGTGATATAGCTATTGAGAATGGAACAATCGTTGGGGTTGGTTCTTATCATGGAGAAATAGAACATGATATAAATCACAAATTTGTTGCTCCTGGTTTTATCGATGGTCATGTACATATTGAGTCTTCAATGCTTACACCTCCTGGATTTTCTAAAATTGTTGTACCTAAAGGAACAACAACTGTTATTGCTGATCCACATGAAATTGCAAACGTTTGTGGCACTAAGGGTATAGAGTTTATGTTGGAAAGTAGTGAACATATACCGCTTAATGTTTACATGATGATTCCATCATGTGTTCCTGCAACAAAAGATGAAAATAATGGCGCTACGATAAGTGTAGATGATATTGCATCATTTATGAACCATCCAAGAGTAATTGGATTAGGTGAAGTTATGGACTATCCTTCAGTTATTTATGGTGAAGCTGACATTCATCATAAAATTGAACTTATGAGAGAAAAAAAGATTGATGGACATGCACCAGACATTATGGGTAATGATTTAAATGCATATATTGCAGCAGGTGTGCAAACTGATCATGAATGTTCAATATCTGAATCTATGATTGAAAGAATTAAAAGAGGTATGTATGTTCATTTAAGAGAAGGCTCACAAACAAGAAATACAAGAGCACTTTTAAAAGGTTTAAATAAAGATAATATCAATCGAGTATTATTTTGTACAGATGATAAACATCCGTTTGATATTAAAGAAGAAGGACATATCAATTTTAATGTAAATCTTGCGATAGAGTCAGGTATAGCACCAATAGATGCGATTAAAATGGCAACGCTAAATGCGGCTAATTGCTATGGTCTAAATCATTTAGGTGGTATTGCACCTAATAAGCAAGCTGATTTAATCGTATTTAGTGATTTATATCATATAGAACCCGAAACTGTTTACTACAAAGGTAAGATTGTAGCTAAAGATGATAAACCTTTATTTGAAGCAACAACTAAAATACCTAAAGCAGTTATCAATACAGTTCATTTAGATGATCAATTATCTTTTGATTTGTATTTAGACAGTTCAGAAGTTCGTGTTATAGGATTAATTCATAATAATATAACAACTCATGAACTTATTAGAAAAGTTAAAGTAGAAAACAAAAAGTTTGTTTATGATGAAAACATAGATATATTAAAACTTGCAGTTGTTGAACGGCATCGTCATACAGGAAATATCGGTATTGGTCTAGTGGAAGGCTTTGGACTTAAAAATGGAGCACTAGCGATGACAATTGCTCATGATTCTCATAATTTAATTATCGTAGGATCATCTGATAAAGATATGTCCATAGCAGCAAAAATGATTCAAGAAATACAAGGTGGGATTGTTTTAGTTCAAGATGGTAAAGTAACAGAATCTCTTGAATTAGAAGTTGGTGGTATCATGACAGCTCATTCTGAAGTTATAGTGCAAGAAACTTTACTTAGAATGAAAAGAAAAATCCAAAAAATGGGATTAAATCCTGATGTTGATGATCCATTTATATCACTAGCTTTTCTTGCGCTACCAGTTATTCCGAAACTTAAATTAACTGATAGAGGATTGTTTGATGTCGATTTATTTAAGATTGTTCCAATTGAAATAAATAAGAAGGTGAAAAATTGA